A genomic window from Pyxicephalus adspersus chromosome 2, UCB_Pads_2.0, whole genome shotgun sequence includes:
- the UCN3 gene encoding urocortin-3, translating to MPHTRLLLLLLIVCMARSSLHYNFYKAESIFSCLKEALEDAKRRSLEENSVLSKRGYDFGPRDNLLSQEEEEEEEDEKEKRTFPAARYRYLSQAQVKGKVYQNKAKSDRRTKFTLSLDVPTNLMNILFDIAKANKMRAKAAANAQLMAQIGRRK from the coding sequence ATGCCTCACACTAGGCTTCTCCTGCTATTGCTCATAGTTTGCATGGCCCGATCCAGTCTTCACTACAACTTTTACAAAGCAGAGTCGATATTTAGCTGCCTGAAGGAAGCACTTGAAGATGCCAAGAGACGGAGCTTAGAAGAAAACTCTGTTCTTAGTAAAAGGGGTTATGATTTTGGACCACGTGATAATCTTCTGTCtcaagaggaagaggaggaggaagaagatgagaaagagaaaagaacatTTCCAGCCGCACGTTACAGGTACCTGTCACAAGCACAGGTAAAAGGCAAGGTTTACCAAAACAAGGCAAAAAGTGACCGGCGGACCAAATTTACTCTCTCACTGGATGTGCCAACCAACCTTATGAACATTCTGTTTGACATTGCAAAAGCTAACAAAATGAGAGCAAAGGCTGCAGCA